The following coding sequences lie in one Filimonas effusa genomic window:
- a CDS encoding tetratricopeptide repeat protein codes for MKFYNLLIKYRFWLGILAIVLAVVVNVNAGFWPAFILYLIGVIAIAGHFFIGPMRLIQEPMEAGNMEEVEKILKSIWFPNLLYKPIRSTYYTLKGHLAMATQDFDTAEKHLKKSSSLGAPMPEAEGANKLQLGMMAMQKGDLRNGESYIRAAIRAGLADKESEAVAYLSMCQIFMNKREFRAAKDFFRKAKACKPTTKEVLNQIKEIEKYISRIPG; via the coding sequence ATGAAGTTTTACAATTTGCTGATTAAATATCGTTTCTGGCTTGGAATTCTCGCGATCGTTCTGGCTGTTGTTGTGAATGTGAACGCAGGTTTCTGGCCGGCCTTTATCCTTTATCTCATTGGTGTTATTGCTATTGCGGGTCATTTTTTCATTGGTCCTATGCGTCTTATACAGGAGCCCATGGAGGCGGGGAATATGGAAGAGGTGGAAAAGATCCTCAAGTCTATCTGGTTTCCCAACCTGCTTTACAAGCCTATCCGTTCTACTTATTATACGCTGAAAGGCCATCTGGCTATGGCTACCCAGGATTTCGATACTGCCGAAAAGCATCTCAAAAAGAGCTCTTCCCTGGGCGCACCAATGCCGGAAGCCGAAGGCGCCAATAAATTACAGCTGGGTATGATGGCTATGCAAAAAGGCGACCTGCGTAATGGTGAAAGCTATATCCGCGCTGCTATCCGCGCTGGCCTGGCCGACAAGGAAAGTGAAGCGGTTGCCTACCTGAGCATGTGCCAGATCTTTATGAATAAAAGGGAGTTCAGGGCGGCGAAAGACTTTTTCCGCAAGGCTAAGGCTTGCAAACCAACTACTAAAGAGGTGCTGAACCAGATTAAAGAGATTGAAAAATATATTTCCCGTATTCCGGGATAG